CACTGCCGGTGATGTGCAGTCGCcttataaatgtaaatatgtaaacaaaaatgtaaagaaatacgCCTTGTTTCCTTCTGCCCTTCTACTCAGAAACATAAAGAGAACTCAGTCTTATGCTATGGATCACACACCTACAAAACTTCTTCTTGAAGCGAAAAAAGGCTAAAGCCAGTACAGTTTTTTTGGCACTCCTGTAACATAAACACTGCCTTTGCTTTTGGGAGCTAAGCCTTACATGCCAAATTTTAAATCCAACTGAAATTTTGCAATCACTGTTAACTGTGAAAATGCTGATGCAGCATTCGTATCAACAGTGTTTTGGCAGAGCTCTGAATTAATGTTTGTTCTCCTCTTGTACAGTACTTTGGCACTAGGAAACGACTCCCCACACAGACACACCTATTGCGTTACAACACATGCAGTGTGAGCCTCAGGAATGCCACAAGAGGAGCAAGGGAGGCCCACAGGAACTTTCAAAGACAAGAGGGAAGAGACGCTACTCAGGGATGAAAAGACAAACATTCAGATTACAACCACCCATCAATGCTGGAGacatcctttcctttcctcctcacGCAGTCCGCACCTCACTTGACAGGCTTAAGGTCACTATGCCCAAAATAAGCCCACAGGTCGTGTAATTGAGCTTCATCCcaattcaaacaaacaaacaaacaaaaaaaatccatgccaCGGGGTGTAGGGACCTTGCTCACAGAATCCTTTTCATCTCAAGTGCACAAGCAACAGAGAGGAGTCTTGAGGTGAGGGAAGACAGCAGAGGGTAGTAATCACATCAGACACAAGGAATTTTAGCTACTGATCTTCCAAACAAGCCTACTCTCAAAGCTGCGAGGAAATACCATGACAGACCATCTTTAAGAATGTACCAAATCCTTAGAATCCCCATGGCCATGCTCAGGGTGATGCTGGTTGGTATTTTGGTGCCAAACTCTCTAAACCTTCTCTCTGACAGGCCACACCAGCGAGCGAGCAGTGCGGTGACACCAAATCACCAtgtgagcacacacacacccccacccACAAAAGGAGACCTGTGCTGCACCTGAGATTTCCATGTCAGGCCAGGACTGCCTACAGCACTCAACGCACAACTTTCAGGCACACAGCTCTCATCACTCAGCAAGAAGTACCCATGCAAGAAGTGTACCCTGTAAACACATCATGTCAAAGGTGTAGGAATAGGGGAGGAAGCCCAGCTCCACTCAAGCTGTTTTACCTCGTGGAGGGTGAGATGCTTGCCATCCTTTCTTTTCGAGTCAAATCTGCCATATATTGCACTGTACTTCCTGATCTCCTCCTCTTTGTGAGGGTCATCGTCACTCATCTCAAAGATGTGACCAATCATCTTTGCCAGtttcttatttgttttcagtaacTCCTTGACTTCATTGGAGTCACTTTTGGGCAGGGAGGGAACCATACGTTCTACACATTCAGCAACCGACAGAGCAGCAGCGGCATCCAGGGTCTCGCTGTTTTCCTTTGGTGAGGCTGGAGAGCCAAGGTCCGCCGGGGAAAGGCTGTGCTCGCTCTCTGTGGTGTGGTGTCCTTGCCAGAGTCTgggctcactgctgctctgcagtgataAGCTCCCCACATCAGATTTGCTCGTGCCCACGCTCTGCACGCATGTCGTGGCAGCACATTTCGGAATCTTCAGGTGAGGctctctggtgctgctgttcctctcGTAACTGCTGCAGGATATCCCCAGCCACGCAGGAGACCCTTCTGGCAGCTTATATATCGGAATGCTGCTGACTGGTAAGGAGGTGAGAGGCTGGTTAAAAAGGCCAGGGTTTGTGACCCAGTCCCTCAAAGCCTTCTGCAGCCGTCGGACATGAAGTGGCTTGCTAGCCATGCCTACGAGAGCCATTATCTCCAAAAACTCCTCTTCACCGgcttcacagagctgctggacatCGTCACCACCCTGCTGAATGAAGGCATCAAAGTAGAATAAGAGATTTGCTTTTTGTAGTATTCGATACAGCTGCAGTTCTCCAAGGGTTCTGGGCAGAGCTGACGCCATCACGGACGACAGAACCTGCAAACAGTAAGAACAGAGAGAAGATGAGCACCGAAGCGCCGACACCCAGACGTACTGTCCCGCCACCCAGCTTTCCACAAGGCTGTCAACTCAGAGGACggcatttctttctctcattaCAAGAACACCCACAGAAATGAATAAGGGgcaaaagctttattttttgacTTGTTAACttaatggaaacatttttgaaagaaacCAAATCAGCAGATAGTTGTGATGCACCTACAAAAGACATGATTCAAACACGAAGCCAGCTTGTTTTCAACATTCCTACTTCATGTTTGTTCCCAAGAATGTCAGCCGATATCGCTCACAGATTCTACTAGATTCTCTTTTATATCTTAAGATCAAAATGATCACAAAACACATTCTGAAGAATTACAGAATACTCGAttccctgaagaaaaaaaatctcatcagtTTCATTTCTTCTTAATTGTCGCATCATTTTCCCCCCTTAGAAAGTGTGAAGgactgtaaaaggaaaacaaagaagaaaagtgcTTCACAGAACCCCAGAGGATTAATGAAGTTGGGTCACTAAAAGTGTTTAAGAACCAAGTATGTCTTCGGTTTTACCTGTTCCACATAAAAAGGATCTAATGCCTCTGCTGATCTTAATTAtggcagcaagagctgcagaCAAAGCTAAACCACTGATGGACTCCAACACATATAGTTTAAAAACCTTACTTTGAATTCACCTGCCCGTTTCATTTGCTAACAAGGCAGCCTGTCATTGACACTTGAGACATTAAATACCACTCAGCAATACAGCCATCGTGCTTAAAGGCTCCCAACACACAGATCTCTGTGGTGTTCAGCCCTTACAGCGGCAGGAAAAAACACGTGCACAAGTTTCAACTTCATAAACCCCTTATCCAGTTATAGCACAACTAATAAACTCCTCAGAGAATTCTAGgatctcacacacacacacctcttCACTCTATGGTGGCTTTCACAGAAACAAGCAGATAATTTCCAGTATTACACTAAACCACCAATCAATAAGGTCTAAAGCATGTAATTTATAGTTGGTTGAGAAAGTAACAGAACTAAAACACTGAGCAGGTCTGCTAACATTGCTCTGGCTCTGCTACCACACTGGACTtgaaaaaacacttgaaaaaacctaaaaaacaaCACCTACAGAAAGATTTGCACACACtggggaaaaagtattttaatactGTGCAACTCCCCTTCCTCCAAAACTGCAATGCAAGCAAATATGTTTGCTATGGGGCATTGGGAGATTGGTTATCAAAAGTAAAAGtcagacagaaattatttttatagtatGTGCTTTTGCATATtgtaaaacatgaaaaacattgtaaaaaatggtttgggtatttttgtgGTTCTTTTGCAATATAAGCTTTTCTTCAGCAAGTCAAACATATAGATAAAACAAGCAGAGCTCAACTTCTATTCAGGAGGCATCTGGAAGACCAGGCTTTTGCTGCAAAATTCTGATTTAACTCTactagaggaaaataaaatcaggaggCCAACAGAAACGTCCCAGAAATGTATGTGGCAGCAACAGGATACCGACAGTCAGTCTCTTCAAGAAGAGAGATGAagcccaggggaaaaaaaaaaaaaaagactcaaaacattcaaaacccccaaaccaccaGCTGAACGTACCATTCCTGGTATGTGTGCCAGTATGTGTAAAGCAGAAGGGCAGTAATAGCAGTTTAGATTCAAACAGCTACctcaaggagctgctggtgagcTTAAGAGCTAATAAACTACACACTTTGGAACTCAGGGTgaaactgtaaatatttaagAGCTACATTATTTCAGAAACACAGTTCGGCTTGCAGAAAGAATAGTTAACTGCAGGATATCAACCAAGTACTGTCAACACTCAAGGAtacaagaaaccaaaaaaaaaaaaaaaaagaagaaaatcacttAAAGGTAACCCTTTACAGGGCACAGAAttcactattttaaaaagtgtcattatttcactgaatttctTAGAAAAATCCTCCCATTCTTAACAAAATTGGTTGAGATAACCAAAATTAACAGCTTATGGTTTAGTAGCATTCCAGTAAACTACTCCTACCCTCCCATTTCAAATGATGCTGACTTTTCACCATCAATGCCACAAATTAACTtatataactttaaaaaaaggccCATTTCCTCTGAAGGTTATTCATCTTAGCACAAAATCTACATAAATCTACATAAATGGACTTTGTGCAGAGAACTAAATTGAATCTTGGGAGGACGGTGGCAGTGAAATTACACACAGCCCAAGAGCTCCAGGCAAGCCATGGAACTGAACTCATTTTTCCAGCCCAcaggctggaagagcagcaccAGTCCACGAGCAGCCTTTACCTAGAGGCTTCTAATCAACAAATCTCCTCATGACAGATAAAAGTGGATTAATATGTACTATGGAGGCACCAGCAGAGAGTCCATGGTTCAGACAGCGTTGAGATTTGCATTTAAAGCGAGGCTGAAATCCCTTTGTTTCGTACTTTAAAGACCcattctgtttttcaaattcAGTACAGTAACTCCTGAGAGGGCTGAGCAATTTTTCCACGTACGACCGCTACCGATTTCTGCAGAGAAGGTATTTTCGAACACTCCTCCTTTTAACCTCTTTTCTCCTTGCATTAAACAGAGTTCCTCCAGCACTCACCTCGAAGCCATCCCAAGTTATTTCTAAACTGTACCAAGGGGAAGGCTCCCTGCCCTTTCCGAGACGGCCTCTCCCAGCTACGCTGCTTCTCCAGACACGAGCGCTCCGGTCCCTGCTGCGGCCCCGCTCCCAGCCTACAAAGCCCGGCAAGCAGCTACGCTAGTCCACCTGCAGGAGTAAGACGAGGCTTAGGAAGAGGACAAGCAACAAGCAAGGACTGctgagaaagcagcacagcactgcctgagCCCGAGGAGACCGTGAACCCAAAGGACACCTGGCGCTGccgctgctggctctgctcaccCGGCCGGCTACGCAAAGCCTTAGCACACCCACTCAAGTCTCAGCGCCCCACATCTTTCAGGTGACCTTTAAGCTGTATCTAAGAGACCTGAAATACTGCTTTCCACCACTGTTCTCGCTTCATAGTGCACTGGGGACTGTGCTTTTGGGGCAAAGGGTGAGCACGAGAAGAGGTTACACAATGAGAAGACACAGGGAGAGCTCACAGCCAGGACACTTGTGTCTGCTCACCAGGAAGAGCATCTTGGATAAGAGCCTGGGGCACCCTGTGTGATCCTCCTCTTGTGCAGCCTACTCGATAAGTCTTAGGCTGTCTAATCTGTGATCCCAAACCAACCTGGTTCAGGAGTAACAGCCTGGTCATGTCCTCTGACAAATCCTAAGAAGCCAGCCAGAACGATCTGCTGCCTCAGGAGTGAGCAGGTACATCTAACACAACTGCAAACCCTCTCTCCAGCAAGAGGCTGGAATGCAAAGCTGGCACGGGGAGGTCTGCAGGAATAAATGAACACAGCCACGGCACCTCAGCCGCTACTTCTCCCTCTTCTTTGCTC
This genomic interval from Motacilla alba alba isolate MOTALB_02 chromosome 7, Motacilla_alba_V1.0_pri, whole genome shotgun sequence contains the following:
- the NAB1 gene encoding NGFI-A-binding protein 1 isoform X2; amino-acid sequence: MGKEEPGRGGARAGTSAGLSLRPRDGTEGSPGQPAAAANCRVLSSVMASALPRTLGELQLYRILQKANLLFYFDAFIQQGGDDVQQLCEAGEEEFLEIMALVGMASKPLHVRRLQKALRDWVTNPGLFNQPLTSLPVSSIPIYKLPEGSPAWLGISCSSYERNSSTREPHLKIPKCAATTCVQSVGTSKSDVGSLSLQSSSEPRLWQGHHTTESEHSLSPADLGSPASPKENSETLDAAAALSVAECVERMVPSLPKSDSNEVKELLKTNKKLAKMIGHIFEMSDDDPHKEEEIRKYSAIYGRFDSKRKDGKHLTLHELTVNEAAAQLCVKDNALLTRRDELFALARQISREVTYKYTYRTTKSKCGERDELSPKRIKIEDGYPDFQDTVQTLYQQDKMPLALAKGKSEDPTALNSQSEKVMAKQMEFLCNQAALERRLSTGCYRQNSEEHSPNGMSLDNADGQGERPLNLRMSNLPSRQMQHISLDGEQHVGKSLCSDLIRLYPSEGLGILKDFPHSAFNNIERKVIKTEPEDTR
- the NAB1 gene encoding NGFI-A-binding protein 1 isoform X1; this translates as MGKEEPGRGGARAGTSAGLSLRPRDGTEGSPGQPAAAANCRVLSSVMASALPRTLGELQLYRILQKANLLFYFDAFIQQGGDDVQQLCEAGEEEFLEIMALVGMASKPLHVRRLQKALRDWVTNPGLFNQPLTSLPVSSIPIYKLPEGSPAWLGISCSSYERNSSTREPHLKIPKCAATTCVQSVGTSKSDVGSLSLQSSSEPRLWQGHHTTESEHSLSPADLGSPASPKENSETLDAAAALSVAECVERMVPSLPKSDSNEVKELLKTNKKLAKMIGHIFEMSDDDPHKEEEIRKYSAIYGRFDSKRKDGKHLTLHELTVNEAAAQLCVKDNALLTRRDELFALARQISREVTYKYTYRTTKSKCGERDELSPKRIKIEDGYPDFQDTVQTLYQQDKMPLALAKGKSEDPTALNSQSEKVMAKQMEFLCNQAALERRLSTGCYRQNSEEHSPNGMSLDNADGQGERPLNLRMSNLPSRQMQHISLDGEQHVGKSLCSDLIRLYPSGEAKSQSSEGLGILKDFPHSAFNNIERKVIKTEPEDTR
- the NAB1 gene encoding NGFI-A-binding protein 1 isoform X3; the protein is MASALPRTLGELQLYRILQKANLLFYFDAFIQQGGDDVQQLCEAGEEEFLEIMALVGMASKPLHVRRLQKALRDWVTNPGLFNQPLTSLPVSSIPIYKLPEGSPAWLGISCSSYERNSSTREPHLKIPKCAATTCVQSVGTSKSDVGSLSLQSSSEPRLWQGHHTTESEHSLSPADLGSPASPKENSETLDAAAALSVAECVERMVPSLPKSDSNEVKELLKTNKKLAKMIGHIFEMSDDDPHKEEEIRKYSAIYGRFDSKRKDGKHLTLHELTVNEAAAQLCVKDNALLTRRDELFALARQISREVTYKYTYRTTKSKCGERDELSPKRIKIEDGYPDFQDTVQTLYQQDKMPLALAKGKSEDPTALNSQSEKVMAKQMEFLCNQAALERRLSTGCYRQNSEEHSPNGMSLDNADGQGERPLNLRMSNLPSRQMQHISLDGEQHVGKSLCSDLIRLYPSGEAKSQSSEGLGILKDFPHSAFNNIERKVIKTEPEDTR